Below is a genomic region from Gadus chalcogrammus isolate NIFS_2021 chromosome 19, NIFS_Gcha_1.0, whole genome shotgun sequence.
CAAAAAGCTGTTGCGTCGTAACTAAGGATTGATTACTTTGattccaaaaaaacattgtccTGATTTTAAGCACAGCGTTGGTAAAGCAACGTCAGTCACACATACCCAAGAATTGGGCAATTCACTATGAGTGAGCAAGAGGGTTTTTTTGTTTGGCATTTTTCCACAACACGGGACAACGACACACGACGTCCTTTTCCCAAAGAGGAGATGTGCACGTTACAAATAACATTTGTGTAATGTTAGATATAGGCCTGCTTTACATTTCTGTTCATTATGTAGAATGCAATCATTGATTGCATTCTACATATTTTACTGAGAAAATAACAACATTTGAATATCAAAATTATGCAAACATTGTGCTGGCCTAAAGTAAGCTTACGCATTTCAGTTAACTAGGCCTACTGACAACACAGTCTACTTCACCAATCAAACCCAAATATGGTCGTACTTTGGTAGTTATTTTAAAGCCAAACTGCTGAAATAATTGCCTACTAAATCGGCCATGTCTATCAACTAGATCATTATTAAGAACAATTCACTTAGAAAAAATAACCAACTATATACTCCCTTGATGTCTGATTAAAACAATTCTCAATGTCAAGcattttcatttaaaaataacTTACCGCTGAGAAATGTGCCAGCCAATTCGCCTCATTTCAATAACTGTTAACCCCATTCGGTTAAGTGAAAACcccataaaacataaaacaatgaGTCTGCCTttttctgttctctctcctctctctctctctccacctctccttctctctccctcgacgtctccacctcccccctctcccaccctctctgcaAGAATATGGCCTTGTTTCCAGATGTGACTCATCCTCCAGAACTGGGCATTATATCTTGCGAGAGTATAAGGTTCTGTGTTCACAACTTGCGTGTGATTGCATGAGGTTCCCTGACCATTTCCTACATATTGAGTAgcccacccccccaaaaaaaaattgtaatgtAGATGTTTGACTAAAACATTCATATATGTGCAACGAATGAGGCTGCATAGCATCTAATAACATAAACATTGCGATTTTCATTTGTTTGTAAGTTATCAAACCTTCAGATGCCCAAACGAAAAATATTATATGAACTACAATCCCCATAACGCTGCGCCTACGAAAGGGCCGACAAGAGTTTCGCCCATAGgctatattttgtattttaatcaATCTTAAAGAATGAATAGTGATCAAGCACGGATACAATTTAAACACTTTATAGACCAAGATCAGTTACGAAACCACCAAAGCCTTTTTTATTTAACAATTAATATATCATATCTGAGAGTTCATTCTATTGTAGGCGTATGATCGGCCATCGAATATTTGTCCCACAGTCAGCGATGTTCTGTCAGACGGCATGATTAAAACCAACAGCTACAAGAGATACACAAAATACTGAAGTAAAAACTTTATGTGCGATTGAAGCACGAGTTCTATAGTAGATATGAAAGAAAACGCATGGAGCGTTTTGGTAAAGCTTACACAGGAGGGACAACTATCTGCACTCAAACAACAACTAGCATCCAGCGATGCCGCACTCGCTGTCAACGGGAAACACTTCGGGAGTTCTGGAGATACCTTACTGCACTATGCCGCCCGCCACGGACATTTGCAAGTGATGGAATTCCTAATCAATGAAATCGGAATGGATATAGAAGTGTACAACAGCGATTATAAAAGACCGTTGCACGAGGCTGCGTCCATGAGTCAAATAGCCTGTGTGGTGTATTTGCTTAATAACGGGGCCAAAGTCGATTGTTTAAAAAAGGCAGACTGGTGagtcaaaaaataggttgactaCTATTTTGTTGGAAATATTGGATTGCACACTTGTTTTATTATAAAATTGGATGCATCGATGCAGGAATTCACcaccttcgatagctcagttggtagagcggaggactgtagtggcTAACAgctgaaatccttaggtcgctggttcaaatccggctcgaaggaattttTGTTTACGTGTTACGTTAAACCGATCACAAATATTATTTGATTTTTCAGGACCCCTCTTATGATGGCGTGTACTCGCCGAAGCCCCGAGGTCATCCAAGAGCTACTTTCACACGGAGCGGacccctttttaaaaaataaagatggtTGGAACTGTTTCCACATCGCATGTAGAGAGGGAGATCCACTGGTCGTGCAGCACCTCCTACAGGTTGCTCCTTGTGTGTGGAAAACCGAGAGCAAGATTCTCAGGACACCGCTGCACACTGCAGGTAAAGTATATCTGGTAGGTATAATGAGCATAGGTCGCTGAGCAATTAACTGGAACGATGTTATGTTGGGCAAAACACATGTATATTGTAAAATTACATATTACTGTTTAATTTGAAGCAACACGTTTGAAGTGTCTACTAAACCCATATGGGTTTTAACTGCAAACCATTTAAAAGCAACTTTACAATTGACCTCCAAAGCACTTGAGTCACAAACAAATCTAGTTCTTTACACTAAGACAGCGACCCGGCCTCTGTTGTGCATAATTATGTTTTAATTCTGTCTTTTCTGATTGTTTCACAGCTATGCATGGTTGTGAGGAGGTTGTAAACATATTGCTACAGAGGTAGGCCTTTCCCCGATTGGTTTGCCCCCACTGagggcatttttttttgttaaaatgcaCCACAAGTGCTTGAAACATTGCAAATTAATCCACTTGCTAGAATGTGTAAAATGGAATAGAACTTTAGTGATTTACCCATATTTGTTTGCTAGCTTGGCTCATATAGAAACTGGTAAACATACATATTTGTTTTTACTATTACATTATAATAAGCTATTATGTGtgattataatttttataatgAAAACCTGATGGGCTTCTTCCAGATGTGGCTATATTTCAGAGAGTGCAGACAGCTGTGGGGTCACACCTTTCATGGACGCGGTTCGGAACGGACACATAGCCGTGGGAAAAATGCTTCTCGAGATACATGGGGTACATAACATTGTAGACTCTTATCCAGCATTCCTAATACGTTATAGCAGTACTCCCTCTGAGTTTTTTTGCTTCCTTTTTTCATTGATATTTTACTGCAGAAGAAGTCATTTGCGCAAGGGATGAAACTTTTTCACAGTTTACAGCTTAATGTTTGGGTTCACTCATTTTGGGCTTCGGGaaacagccacatgattggTCTAACCAAAATGAAGCGAAATAAAGTGAAACACCTAGTTCACCCAGTTTGAGCTtttctgccatcagactttatATATTAATCTAAAGTGGGATTTATTagacaaattacatttattttgtagtaGAAATAAGGttctaaaagtgtgtgtgtgtgtgtgtgtgtgtgtgtgtgtgtgtgtgtgtgtgtgtgtgtgtgtgtgtgtgtgtgtgtgtgtgtgtgtgtgtgtgtgtgtgtgtgtgtgtacgtatttaTGTATGTGATAAGGCATCTCCGACCGCATCTGATAAACTGGGGTGTCAGTCCATACATCAAGTTGCAGTAACTGGCCAAGAGGAGGCACTAGAGTTCCTTGTGAAGGAACTCAAGGTTGACGTGAACCAGACAGCTACTGGTCTACAGCTTACTGCTCTGCATTATGCTGCTAAGGTCAGCCTGAAAAGCCTTGTTTTCAtgcttttttgttttcagttaAATGTATCAGTAGGTGTTACTTTGACGTGCTAAACTGTTGTTTACAGCGATTTTCTTCACATTAGATTCAAAGATCTGGAGGGCagaataaaatgaaaaacataacAGTATCTTAAGTAAATATTATAAATTGACTATTTT
It encodes:
- the ankrd16 gene encoding ankyrin repeat domain-containing protein 16; its protein translation is MKENAWSVLVKLTQEGQLSALKQQLASSDAALAVNGKHFGSSGDTLLHYAARHGHLQVMEFLINEIGMDIEVYNSDYKRPLHEAASMSQIACVVYLLNNGAKVDCLKKADWTPLMMACTRRSPEVIQELLSHGADPFLKNKDGWNCFHIACREGDPLVVQHLLQVAPCVWKTESKILRTPLHTAAMHGCEEVVNILLQRCGYISESADSCGVTPFMDAVRNGHIAVGKMLLEIHGASPTASDKLGCQSIHQVAVTGQEEALEFLVKELKVDVNQTATGLQLTALHYAAKEGHTGTIATLLSLGADLHVKDKKGRSALHMASIGQHADAARTLLQLGLGDSEDASGTTARQLAKKPDILGVFEQEQD